A window of the Candidatus Jettenia caeni genome harbors these coding sequences:
- a CDS encoding transporter protein yields MQVSIVKAIFNWRILVTFFLGISSGIPLLVTGSTLQAWMTDEKVDLAVIGMFSLVGLPYTVKFLWSPFLDRYVPPFFSRRRGWMLIFQVLLMLAIGAFYLVRPAESPWIIAFLAVLVSFFSASQDVVVDAYRRELLKDEELGLGSSLAVNGYRTGMLISGAFALFLADRISWNYVYVLLAASLLIGIITTCFSPNPEGQIIPPQSLRDAVIEPFIDYFKRKGAFEILAFILLYKIGDIMAANMTIPFILKIGFTKTDLAVIAQTFGIFATIAGSLIGGILMIRIGLHNALWIFGILQAISTLSFSTLASIGAYYSILVSTITFENLTSGMGVSAYTAFMASLCNKRFTATQYALLSSLMGVPRVIVSSPTGYLAEYLGWNYFFIFCTLAAIPGLIFLFRYRTWQEKSYPLKSEISQVTQIP; encoded by the coding sequence ATGCAGGTCTCTATCGTAAAAGCTATATTTAACTGGCGGATACTGGTTACCTTCTTTTTGGGTATAAGCTCTGGCATCCCTCTTTTAGTTACCGGTTCTACACTTCAGGCGTGGATGACGGATGAGAAGGTAGACCTTGCGGTAATCGGGATGTTTTCTTTAGTGGGGCTTCCTTACACAGTAAAGTTCCTTTGGTCCCCTTTTTTGGATCGATACGTACCGCCATTCTTTAGTCGCAGACGTGGATGGATGCTGATTTTTCAAGTACTTCTTATGCTGGCTATTGGGGCGTTTTATCTTGTGAGACCTGCTGAGTCTCCGTGGATTATAGCCTTTCTGGCGGTACTTGTATCATTTTTTAGTGCGAGCCAGGATGTTGTTGTTGATGCTTATCGACGAGAGCTTTTAAAGGATGAAGAGCTAGGGCTAGGGTCTTCTCTGGCTGTTAATGGGTATCGGACAGGCATGCTCATTTCTGGTGCGTTTGCGCTCTTTCTGGCTGACCGTATTTCCTGGAATTACGTTTATGTACTGCTAGCCGCCTCACTGCTCATAGGTATTATTACTACCTGTTTCAGTCCAAACCCTGAAGGGCAGATCATACCACCTCAATCTCTTCGTGATGCCGTTATAGAACCTTTTATCGATTATTTTAAGAGAAAAGGGGCTTTTGAAATTCTGGCGTTTATCCTCCTCTATAAGATTGGCGATATTATGGCAGCCAATATGACAATCCCTTTTATTTTGAAGATTGGGTTTACCAAAACGGATCTGGCTGTTATTGCACAAACCTTTGGTATATTTGCTACCATTGCGGGAAGTCTTATTGGTGGCATTCTCATGATAAGAATTGGACTTCATAATGCCCTCTGGATTTTTGGAATTCTTCAAGCTATTTCCACCTTATCGTTTTCTACACTCGCATCTATCGGGGCATATTACTCTATCCTGGTGTCAACGATAACCTTTGAGAATCTAACGAGCGGTATGGGAGTTTCTGCTTATACGGCTTTTATGGCAAGCCTGTGCAATAAGAGGTTTACCGCCACACAATATGCCCTTTTGAGCAGCCTTATGGGTGTTCCCCGGGTAATTGTTTCATCCCCTACCGGGTATTTGGCCGAATATCTTGGGTGGAATTATTTTTTTATCTTTTGCACTCTGGCCGCTATTCCTGGCCTGATATTCCTCTTTCGTTACCGGACATGGCAAGAAAAATCTTATCCTTTGAAATCAGAGATTTCACAGGTTACACAGATACCATAA